A single genomic interval of Roseomonas aeriglobus harbors:
- the copC gene encoding copper homeostasis periplasmic binding protein CopC gives MRFQAVAAAAALLAITAPAMAHPKLVSANPAPNATVAPTARVQVTFSEALLPKLSGADIVMTGMPGMDSHPPMKMPAKVGVSPDRKTMVITLAKPLPKGTYRLDWHGVSADTHRVKGSYAFKVA, from the coding sequence ATGCGTTTCCAAGCCGTAGCCGCCGCTGCCGCCCTCTTGGCGATCACGGCACCCGCCATGGCCCACCCCAAGCTGGTGTCGGCCAACCCCGCGCCGAACGCCACGGTCGCGCCAACGGCGCGGGTCCAGGTGACGTTTTCCGAGGCGCTGCTGCCGAAGCTGTCTGGTGCCGATATCGTGATGACGGGCATGCCCGGGATGGACTCGCACCCGCCGATGAAGATGCCCGCGAAGGTCGGCGTCAGCCCCGACCGCAAGACGATGGTCATCACGCTGGCCAAGCCTTTGCCCAAGGGCACCTACCGGCTCGACTGGCACGGGGTGTCGGCCGACACG